The following are from one region of the Halosolutus amylolyticus genome:
- a CDS encoding cupin domain-containing protein, whose protein sequence is MHQSKEDLTVVMETPDAVVQHQTGFGSTTEYGELAAEHFQVSAGTDLTPLLEGLHEDSCQCPHWGYVIEGSITVQYADGTREVDEGGDLVYWPPGHTLWVDDDAEFVLFSPHEEHVAVFEHMAAKMEE, encoded by the coding sequence ATGCACCAGTCCAAAGAAGACCTCACAGTCGTCATGGAAACGCCGGACGCGGTGGTCCAGCACCAGACCGGGTTCGGTTCGACGACCGAATACGGCGAGTTGGCCGCCGAACACTTCCAGGTGAGCGCGGGAACTGACCTTACGCCCCTGCTGGAGGGCCTTCACGAAGATTCGTGTCAGTGCCCACACTGGGGGTACGTGATCGAAGGGTCGATCACCGTCCAGTACGCCGACGGAACACGGGAAGTAGACGAGGGCGGCGATCTCGTCTACTGGCCGCCGGGGCACACGCTCTGGGTCGACGACGACGCGGAATTCGTCCTGTTCAGTCCGCACGAGGAACACGTGGCCGTCTTCGAACACATGGCCGCCAAGATGGAGGAGTGA